A stretch of DNA from Deltaproteobacteria bacterium:
CTGATGTGAGGAGTTTCGAATCTTCCTCCCCCCATTTTTTGTTGGATCCCGTATGCAAGATGTTGGTCTGGTGCTCGAAATTTCCGGAAGGAGTCACTCGATAAAGGTCTCTGATCGCCTCGAACTCCTCTTTTGTGAGCAGGGACTTGAGATCTGCCTCTCTCCAGACATAATACTCCCCCTCACGCCCAACCTCGCCCGCATCTTCGGCGGAATAGAATCCCCCCTCGGGAGAGGTCATGACGGAGAGGACGTAGTCGAGTGTCTGTTGGGCGACGGAGGCATAGGCCGGTTTGCCTGTCACCTGAAACGCCTCGAGGTAACTCCAGGCAAGCAGGGCGTTGTCATAGAGCATCTTTTCAAAGTGGGGGACGAGCCATTGTTCATCCGTCGAGTAGCGATGGAACCCCCCGCCCAAATGGTCGTAAATCCCCCCTCGCGCCATCGCATCCAGGGTTGTGGTGACGATCTCGAGCGCCCTCTTTTCTCCGGATCGTCTGTAGATTCGAAGCAGGAGCGAGAGTCCGATTGTAGGTGGAAATTTTGGGGCCTGCCCAAAGCCGCCATAGGTATCGTCGAAACTCGAGTTCATCTGTTCATAGGCTGATCGCAAGACCGCCTCCGAAACCTGTTGTTTTTCAGGGGCGGCGTTTCTTTGTCTCAAAAATTCGAAGACCTCCTCCCCGGCTGCAACGATTCGTTGTGGCTCCTGTTTCCAGGTCGTTTGCAGGCGGTTCAACAACTCCAAAAATTGGGCCTTCCAGAAGAAGGTACCGCCAAAGACCGGTTTCAAATCGGGGGTCAGAAAAACGGTCATCGGCCAGCCCCCCCGTCCGGTCATCCCGACCACGGCATCCATGTAGATCTTGTCGACATCGGGATGCTCCTCCCGGTCCACCTTAATACTGATGAAATCACGGTTGAGGAGGTCAGCAACATCTTGGTGCTCAAACGAGTCCTTCTCCATCATGTGGCACCAGTAACAGGTGGAGTAACCGATTGAGAGGAAGATCAGCTTCTTCTCATTCCGCGCCGCCTGAAATGCCTCCTCTCCCCAAGGGAACCAATGGACGGGGTTCTCCTTATGCTGCAGCAGGTAGGGGCTTTTCGTCTCCCCCAGACGGTTCTGTTTTTTAAGCGGCATCTCAGGGACCGATCCTTTTAATGGAATCAGGATTACTATGGCGATGAGGTATTTCCAAGTCATTTTAGGCGTACACCCCAAGAGTACATTTTATGGTCTCTTAGCCTGATTTGAGGAATTTTTTCAACCTGGAGATCGATAACAAGAGTGTCAAAAGGAGGTTTCACATGGAAATTGATGTGACAGGGGGTCAGTGGAAGGAGTTCTTTTTAGGTCTCCAGCGGGTTATTGATCTCCCTCCCGACGAGGTCTATCGATATGGAGGGAGTAACTGTGGATTGGATCGTAGCTTAGAGTTACAAGTATATCGAGGGACTGATCTCAAAGCGATTACACGTGGAGTGGATCGTTTTGGAGAGTTGGCAGAAAAGACAACTGGCCCGAACAAGTCTGTGGCCTCAGCGTATGCCATAAGGCTCAAGGAGTTGTATAGGGACTGGTTATTTGCCCACCGGGCGGTAGTGGGGCAGATCGATGGAGATAGGTATCTCGTCCCTATTGCAGATCAGGTCTTCAATACCCATCGAGACGCCCTCTGGGCGTTCCGGAATTATGTTGATGGGGCCCGGGTTGCAATAAGGCGCTCTGAGATCGGTGCCATTGCTAAGGGCGTTGAATTGGGGGAGGATCTCCACATCCAACGGATGGTTCAGGGGCTCAAGCAGTTTATGAATAATCCACATGGTATCGGTGCGTCTGTTGGTGATCGCGTTGCCTCTGCCATTTCTGTCGGTGCGTTCGGTTTTGCCATTGGCGTGATAGTAACGATAGCGGCGGTTGCTGAGGGGAGAAACCAGCCTTAGTCTCTTCTTCTCATATCTATGAATCGAAGGGAAAATACGGTATCTCTTCTTGACTTCCCCTACAAAAAACGGGACTTTTCGCGGCGACTATGTCGCTTGAAGAGGAATATCAGAACCGGCTCGGTCGTTTGAAGGGACTTCAGTCGTCCGGGATTTCCCCCTATCCGAATCAGTTTCCTGTCAAGAACAGCGCCCGTGAGATCCATGAGCGGTTTGATTCTAAAAGTGCCCAGGAGCTGGAGTCGGTCCAGGAGGAATTTGATCTGGCCGGCCGGATCTTGGCCGTTCG
This window harbors:
- a CDS encoding thioredoxin domain-containing protein → MPLKKQNRLGETKSPYLLQHKENPVHWFPWGEEAFQAARNEKKLIFLSIGYSTCYWCHMMEKDSFEHQDVADLLNRDFISIKVDREEHPDVDKIYMDAVVGMTGRGGWPMTVFLTPDLKPVFGGTFFWKAQFLELLNRLQTTWKQEPQRIVAAGEEVFEFLRQRNAAPEKQQVSEAVLRSAYEQMNSSFDDTYGGFGQAPKFPPTIGLSLLLRIYRRSGEKRALEIVTTTLDAMARGGIYDHLGGGFHRYSTDEQWLVPHFEKMLYDNALLAWSYLEAFQVTGKPAYASVAQQTLDYVLSVMTSPEGGFYSAEDAGEVGREGEYYVWREADLKSLLTKEEFEAIRDLYRVTPSGNFEHQTNILHTGSNKKWGEEDSKLLTSAHQKLRTARLSRPPPYKDDKVLTAWNGLMIAAMAKGHQVLGEKRYLEAARRAANFIRGKLWHEGAQQAAPLLLRRYRDGDSRFTATLDDYAFLIHGLLVLYESDFDPQWFEWAKILQKREDELFWDAQGGGYFFTGPEEKELVIRKKEVHDGAIPSGNSVAALNLLRLHALTAEPGYLEKARQLFESISAEITRYPMGHAQALIALDFELDQSKEIVVVGKGADPRRDEATKFFQQTFLPNKVLVVGEPTGRQDSKAIPLLQGKALKGGLTTVYICENQTCREPTNDLELAKKLVNDPSP